One genomic segment of Aminivibrio sp. includes these proteins:
- the coaE gene encoding dephospho-CoA kinase (Dephospho-CoA kinase (CoaE) performs the final step in coenzyme A biosynthesis.) codes for MLALGLTGDVGAGKSTLTRFWKEMGASVLDADEIVRNLWKRPDIIDEAVSRWGRGVADNSGNILSAEIAARAFSSPEDYAWLCGLLHPLVRIEMERISASLEGWVVAEIPLLFEGGVPEWMDATVYLAAPEEKRRDRNSARGWDGKEILRRESFLLPPDEKKRRADIVLENTGTIEDLRETAGKYALFFRRLSGLVRCTVTFRRYEDALLYRDFLRKERLGSEFECCRTDALEKNEGSWLVSFISRESFFARLSRPHVMDGAWGPYTAAIRRMPYKKRITLSEELAQ; via the coding sequence ATGCTGGCTTTGGGACTAACAGGAGACGTTGGGGCTGGTAAATCGACGTTAACCCGCTTTTGGAAGGAAATGGGAGCTTCCGTCCTGGATGCGGATGAGATCGTCAGGAACCTGTGGAAGCGCCCGGATATCATCGACGAGGCAGTCTCAAGGTGGGGCAGGGGGGTCGCGGACAATTCCGGGAACATCCTGTCGGCTGAAATAGCGGCCCGGGCCTTCAGCTCCCCTGAAGATTATGCCTGGCTCTGCGGACTCCTTCATCCTCTCGTCAGGATTGAAATGGAACGAATATCCGCTTCCCTGGAAGGCTGGGTTGTGGCCGAAATACCCCTTCTTTTCGAGGGCGGCGTGCCGGAATGGATGGACGCTACGGTCTACCTTGCCGCACCGGAAGAAAAGAGACGGGATCGAAATTCTGCGAGGGGATGGGACGGAAAAGAAATTCTCAGGAGAGAATCTTTCCTCCTTCCGCCGGATGAAAAAAAACGGCGGGCTGACATTGTGCTCGAAAACACCGGCACCATTGAAGACCTCAGGGAGACGGCAGGAAAGTATGCGCTCTTTTTCCGCCGTCTCTCAGGCCTTGTCCGGTGCACCGTGACGTTCCGGCGATACGAGGATGCTCTTCTGTACCGTGATTTTCTCAGGAAGGAACGGCTCGGGAGCGAGTTTGAGTGCTGCCGGACCGACGCCCTGGAGAAAAACGAGGGAAGCTGGCTCGTCTCCTTCATTTCCCGGGAGAGCTTTTTTGCCCGTCTTTCCCGTCCGCACGTAATGGACGGCGCCTGGGGCCCGTATACGGCCGCCATACGGCGGATGCCCTACAAAAAACGTATCACCCTTTCGGAGGAACTTGCCCAGTGA
- a CDS encoding CBS domain-containing protein — protein sequence MKVITSHMGNDFDSLASMVAAQKLYPGARLCLSGSASRTVRNFLKKHGSRWSVATPKKIKFDEITMLVVVDARSRSRIGPFASLMGKKSIPVHVYDHHPPSSDDIDAEFIAIEPVGATTTLLVEILLERRIPISSSEATLFATGIYEDTGGLTFSGTTPRDFAAVARMKELGADLTSIPTFIEMTFSAPERKILDSLIENSWVRFINGAKAVFSAVSSPGYVDGLSLFVHRLRDYFDADIAIAAVRMDTRTYLIGRSHDDILDMAAFLSPLGGGGHPQAASVTLHNAKPLPLVKEMELRLSDAIKPSLTAGDIMTSPVMVIPPDSSVDDAYRIMIRYGHSALPVVKGKAILGLITRKDLDKAHLHGFGKTLIREFMTEGVISISREASVHEAHRLFVTHSIGRLPVTDGNRIAGIITRTDLVKALYPLSLPREERSDAPELPWTEDVSWLLEKSLSQETIVLLKTLGERAENLGMRAYIVGGIVRDLFLGRDNLDLDIVVEGDAPRFLKSWEKDGLRVSVHERYKTGTVVFPGGKKVDVATARREFYEFPVAQPKVSTDSLKHDLYRRDFTVNAMAVSINLSTWGILVDFFGGRRDLGKKILKVLHNLSFVEDPTRVLRGIRLEQRLGLALEDNTLRLLRSCVRGGLLVRLSGFRLRSELELSFKERFPYPAAKRMEELGVWEVLFPGLRIGETGRRTFRRLGAFLGRISRDFPDFRGRQWLAFFSALLMESPENIRIAALDRLNLPESERGIVIKSLSELGAVEHELGGRSGPSNSRIYAFLRDADPVACLFWSAATGRWRVRRRILLYLTRLHRISPVLKGRDLLELGYGATPRIGVILEKLKMLRLDGILENRDDEVRYVRYNFPL from the coding sequence GTGAAGGTCATCACCAGTCACATGGGCAATGATTTTGACTCGCTGGCAAGCATGGTGGCGGCACAGAAGCTCTATCCCGGCGCCAGGCTCTGCTTGTCCGGCTCCGCAAGCCGCACGGTGAGAAATTTTCTGAAGAAGCACGGCAGCCGGTGGTCAGTGGCGACACCTAAAAAAATCAAGTTTGACGAGATCACCATGCTCGTCGTGGTGGACGCGAGATCCCGTTCAAGGATAGGCCCCTTTGCCTCTCTGATGGGGAAAAAGAGCATCCCGGTTCACGTCTATGACCATCACCCCCCCTCATCAGACGATATTGACGCCGAGTTCATCGCCATCGAGCCGGTCGGGGCGACCACCACCCTCCTCGTGGAAATTCTCCTCGAAAGGAGGATCCCTATTTCCTCCAGCGAGGCGACCCTGTTCGCCACCGGCATTTACGAGGACACCGGAGGCCTCACCTTCAGCGGCACAACCCCACGGGACTTCGCGGCCGTTGCGAGGATGAAGGAACTCGGGGCCGACCTCACAAGCATACCGACGTTCATCGAAATGACCTTCTCCGCTCCGGAGAGGAAAATTCTCGACAGCCTCATTGAAAACAGCTGGGTCAGGTTCATCAACGGCGCAAAAGCCGTATTTTCAGCAGTTTCCTCTCCCGGATACGTGGACGGCCTTTCTCTTTTCGTCCACAGGCTGAGGGATTATTTCGACGCCGATATCGCCATCGCCGCGGTCCGGATGGATACCCGGACTTACCTGATCGGACGCAGCCATGACGATATCCTCGACATGGCTGCCTTCCTTTCCCCCCTCGGAGGAGGCGGCCATCCACAGGCGGCTTCGGTAACCCTCCATAACGCCAAACCTCTTCCCCTCGTAAAGGAAATGGAGCTTCGGCTTTCCGACGCGATCAAGCCTTCGCTGACCGCGGGAGACATCATGACGTCGCCCGTCATGGTAATACCGCCGGATTCCTCCGTGGATGACGCCTATAGGATCATGATACGGTACGGCCATTCCGCCCTCCCCGTGGTGAAGGGAAAGGCCATTCTCGGCCTCATCACGAGGAAAGATCTCGACAAGGCTCACCTCCACGGTTTCGGCAAGACGCTCATAAGGGAATTTATGACCGAGGGAGTCATCAGCATTTCGAGGGAAGCCTCGGTGCACGAGGCCCACAGGCTTTTCGTCACCCACAGCATCGGCCGTCTGCCCGTCACCGACGGAAATCGGATTGCCGGCATCATTACCCGCACCGACCTTGTGAAAGCCCTCTACCCCCTGTCTCTTCCGAGGGAGGAGAGAAGCGATGCCCCTGAGCTTCCCTGGACCGAGGATGTTTCCTGGCTTCTTGAAAAAAGCCTCTCCCAGGAAACGATCGTTTTGCTGAAAACTTTGGGGGAACGGGCGGAAAATCTCGGGATGAGAGCCTACATCGTCGGCGGTATTGTGCGGGATCTCTTTCTCGGGCGGGACAATCTCGACCTGGACATCGTGGTGGAAGGGGACGCCCCCCGCTTTCTGAAAAGCTGGGAAAAAGACGGTCTCCGGGTGTCAGTTCACGAAAGGTACAAGACGGGGACAGTGGTATTCCCGGGAGGCAAGAAAGTCGATGTGGCCACCGCCCGGCGGGAATTTTACGAGTTTCCCGTCGCCCAGCCGAAGGTGTCTACCGATTCCCTGAAGCACGACCTCTACCGCCGGGACTTTACCGTCAACGCCATGGCCGTCTCCATAAACCTGTCCACGTGGGGCATCCTCGTGGATTTCTTCGGCGGACGGAGAGACCTCGGTAAAAAAATCCTGAAGGTCCTCCACAACCTGAGTTTTGTGGAAGACCCCACAAGGGTCCTGAGAGGAATCCGGCTTGAGCAGCGGCTCGGTCTTGCCCTGGAGGACAATACCCTGAGGCTCCTGAGAAGCTGTGTGCGGGGGGGCCTTCTTGTGAGGCTCTCTGGTTTCCGCCTCAGGAGCGAGCTTGAACTTTCCTTCAAGGAGCGTTTCCCCTACCCGGCGGCAAAACGGATGGAAGAGCTGGGAGTCTGGGAAGTGCTGTTCCCGGGGCTCCGCATCGGCGAAACCGGAAGAAGAACCTTCAGGCGACTCGGTGCCTTCCTCGGGCGGATATCCAGGGATTTCCCGGATTTTCGGGGCAGGCAGTGGCTTGCCTTCTTTTCCGCTCTACTCATGGAATCCCCGGAGAATATACGCATTGCCGCCCTCGATAGGCTGAACCTCCCCGAGTCGGAAAGAGGAATCGTAATTAAGAGCCTTTCCGAACTCGGAGCGGTGGAACATGAACTGGGAGGCCGGTCCGGACCTTCGAATTCCAGGATCTATGCGTTTCTAAGGGATGCCGACCCGGTGGCCTGCCTTTTCTGGAGTGCCGCTACCGGACGATGGAGGGTCCGGAGGAGGATTCTTCTATACCTGACCAGACTCCACCGCATATCTCCCGTGTTGAAAGGCAGGGACCTGCTCGAATTGGGATACGGGGCGACCCCGAGAATCGGGGTCATCCTCGAAAAGCTGAAAATGCTCAGGCTTGACGGCATCCTTGAAAATCGGGATGATGAGGTCCGCTACGTGCGGTATAATTTCCCCCTGTGA
- a CDS encoding ATP-dependent helicase — MPDEKKLLEKLNPRQREAVAYCDGPLLVLAGAGSGKTRVLAHKIAYLVAKGLSRPEDILAVTFTNKAANEMKERVRALLGDTGREMQICTFHSFGLRFLFRNRAFLPAVGLKERFAIFDRGDSRSLVKEIMEGLNIDTKQFEPSSMLDRISTVKNDCLPAGKSSPLLEGIYGDVFKAYNEALRRQNAVDFDDLLLLPLRLLAAEPDLLERERNRLSWVLVDEYQDVNRPQYLTLGKLVGSKRKIMVVGDPDQSIYGWRGADMTMILNFEQDFPSAKVVILDQNYRSSGTILGAANALIEGNSKRRKKDLWTARNMGEKVYTLLGRTEYQEADFLVSEIRRLHDREGYSYGDMALLYRINAMSRVYEQKFLENRVPYRVVRGTAFYDRKEVKDILSFLRAAVNPLDRVSLTRIANVPARGLGKKSLEKVFAFLESLPDLSAEEYWKTLAEGVVAAEGKAGTGLRNLARHMVKILSLSDSLADILTYILDTMGYEDILRKDDPDGWEERVENIRELRSIVPTGGDLSEMLAEAALFTDLEKLDLDDKNAVNLLTLHAAKGLEFPVVFLVGMEEAVFPHFKCLEDRENMEEERRLCYVGMTRAEERLYMTGVRSRRLFGTTLRNGFSRFLWEIPDKFKTVDDRGEEENQHAGFGTNRRRWGW, encoded by the coding sequence ATGCCCGATGAGAAAAAACTGCTGGAAAAACTGAACCCCCGGCAGAGGGAAGCGGTCGCCTACTGCGACGGCCCCCTTCTCGTCCTGGCAGGCGCCGGAAGCGGCAAGACCAGGGTCCTGGCCCACAAAATCGCCTATCTCGTGGCAAAGGGGCTTTCCAGGCCGGAGGATATTCTTGCCGTGACGTTCACCAACAAAGCGGCCAACGAAATGAAGGAACGGGTCAGGGCGCTCCTCGGGGACACGGGACGGGAGATGCAGATTTGCACCTTTCACTCCTTCGGCCTGCGTTTTCTTTTCAGGAACAGGGCATTTCTCCCCGCGGTCGGCCTGAAGGAAAGATTCGCCATTTTCGACAGGGGTGACAGTCGCTCCCTGGTCAAAGAGATCATGGAAGGGCTCAACATCGATACGAAGCAGTTCGAGCCTTCATCCATGCTCGACCGTATCTCCACGGTAAAGAACGACTGCCTTCCGGCAGGGAAGAGTTCCCCCCTTCTCGAAGGCATTTACGGCGATGTCTTCAAAGCCTACAACGAAGCGCTGAGACGCCAGAACGCCGTAGACTTTGACGATCTTCTTCTGCTTCCCCTTCGCTTGCTGGCTGCGGAACCGGATCTGCTGGAAAGGGAACGGAACCGTCTTTCGTGGGTGCTGGTGGACGAATACCAGGATGTCAACAGACCGCAATACCTCACCCTCGGCAAACTGGTGGGATCGAAGCGGAAAATAATGGTGGTGGGGGACCCGGACCAGTCCATCTATGGCTGGCGGGGCGCCGACATGACCATGATCCTCAACTTCGAACAGGATTTCCCCTCGGCAAAGGTCGTCATCCTCGACCAGAATTACCGCTCTTCAGGCACTATTCTTGGGGCAGCGAACGCACTGATCGAAGGGAATTCAAAGAGGCGGAAAAAGGACCTGTGGACTGCCCGCAACATGGGGGAGAAAGTCTACACCCTCCTCGGCCGGACGGAGTACCAGGAGGCGGATTTTCTGGTATCGGAAATACGGAGGCTCCATGACAGGGAGGGGTACAGCTACGGCGATATGGCACTCCTGTACCGCATCAACGCCATGAGCCGGGTCTACGAACAAAAATTCCTCGAAAACAGGGTCCCCTACCGGGTCGTGCGGGGAACCGCCTTCTATGACCGAAAGGAAGTGAAGGACATCCTTTCCTTCCTCAGGGCGGCGGTGAACCCCCTGGACAGGGTGTCCCTTACCCGCATCGCCAATGTCCCCGCAAGAGGACTTGGGAAGAAAAGCCTGGAAAAAGTGTTCGCCTTCCTGGAATCCCTGCCCGATCTTTCCGCCGAGGAGTACTGGAAGACCCTTGCTGAAGGGGTCGTGGCGGCGGAGGGAAAGGCAGGAACAGGACTGAGAAACCTGGCACGGCACATGGTGAAGATTCTCTCTCTTTCCGACAGCCTGGCTGACATACTGACCTACATTCTCGACACCATGGGGTATGAGGACATCCTTCGGAAGGACGATCCCGACGGCTGGGAAGAGCGGGTGGAAAACATCAGGGAACTCCGATCCATAGTCCCCACTGGCGGTGATCTCTCGGAAATGCTGGCGGAAGCAGCCCTTTTCACGGACCTTGAAAAACTTGACCTGGACGACAAGAACGCGGTGAACCTCCTGACCCTTCATGCTGCAAAAGGGCTCGAGTTCCCCGTGGTCTTTCTTGTCGGAATGGAGGAGGCCGTCTTTCCCCACTTCAAATGCCTTGAGGACAGGGAAAATATGGAAGAGGAGCGTCGGCTCTGCTACGTGGGCATGACCCGGGCCGAGGAACGGCTCTACATGACCGGGGTCAGGTCCCGCAGGCTCTTCGGCACCACACTACGCAACGGTTTTTCCCGTTTTCTCTGGGAAATCCCTGACAAGTTCAAAACTGTGGACGACAGGGGCGAGGAGGAAAATCAGCATGCTGGCTTTGGGACTAACAGGAGACGTTGGGGCTGGTAA
- a CDS encoding site-2 protease family protein → MFRMPALADLLLSVPAVLWAITFHEFCHGYMAYRLGDPTAARMGRLTLNPLYHFDPIGALMLLLFRFGWAKPVPVDPRYFKHPRRDMFLVSIAGVSGNFLTAFLFGMIARLFPYPFLAIPALRQFIFLMIVINIGLAVFNLIPIPPLDGSKLLYPLLPPALLEKYFWLERYGFFVLMILIALGVVQAIMGPVVMFFLRLILL, encoded by the coding sequence ATGTTTCGTATGCCCGCACTTGCGGACTTGCTGCTGAGCGTTCCCGCCGTTCTCTGGGCCATAACCTTCCACGAGTTCTGCCACGGCTACATGGCGTACCGGCTCGGAGACCCCACCGCCGCCCGGATGGGCAGGCTGACCCTCAACCCCCTGTACCATTTCGACCCCATAGGGGCCCTCATGCTCCTTCTTTTCAGGTTCGGATGGGCAAAACCGGTGCCCGTGGACCCGAGATACTTCAAGCATCCCCGGAGGGACATGTTCCTCGTCTCCATCGCGGGAGTGAGCGGAAACTTTCTCACGGCCTTCCTGTTCGGCATGATCGCCCGGCTCTTTCCGTATCCCTTTCTCGCGATTCCGGCCCTGAGACAGTTTATCTTCCTGATGATCGTCATCAATATCGGCCTTGCCGTGTTCAATCTCATCCCCATACCGCCCCTCGACGGCTCGAAGCTGCTGTACCCCCTTCTGCCTCCGGCACTCCTCGAGAAGTATTTCTGGCTCGAACGGTACGGTTTTTTTGTCCTTATGATCCTGATTGCTCTGGGTGTGGTACAGGCCATCATGGGGCCCGTGGTGATGTTTTTCCTCAGGCTGATCCTTCTGTAA
- a CDS encoding argininosuccinate synthase — translation MSKKGKVVLAYSGGLDTSVAVMWLTEQGYDVVTMTADVGQQAVDLEAAKNKALRSGAVKAYVLDLKKVFVDKFVWPSLKANGMYQSTYPLNSALSRPLIAEVMAEIAKKEGAVAVAHGCTGKGQDQVRIEVCTNALNPELQVLAPVRDWHFTREAEMEYAQAHGIPVLATAASPYSIDDNIWGRSIECGILEDPWNEPPSDAFTLTVDPWDAPDEPEYVEIAFNKGIPVALDGQKMDGPLLIETLNARAGRHGVGRIDMLEDRLVGFKSREVYECPAAVTLINAHRALETLTLDKKVIAAKKELEIKFSELTYEGYWFSPLKDAINSFIETTQEYVSGLVKVRLYKGEAVVRGMKSVDSIYSHALATYSEGDAFDHSAAVGFIKIWGLPIKTWRQVHESKEAIEIPAQ, via the coding sequence ATGTCGAAAAAGGGCAAAGTGGTTCTGGCGTACAGCGGCGGTCTTGATACGTCCGTAGCCGTTATGTGGCTTACGGAACAGGGATACGACGTGGTCACCATGACGGCCGACGTGGGCCAGCAGGCAGTGGATCTCGAGGCGGCGAAGAACAAGGCGCTGCGAAGCGGAGCGGTGAAAGCCTATGTTCTCGACCTCAAGAAGGTCTTTGTGGACAAATTCGTCTGGCCCTCCCTGAAGGCAAACGGTATGTACCAGAGCACCTACCCCTTGAACTCAGCCCTTTCGCGGCCTCTCATCGCAGAGGTTATGGCGGAGATAGCGAAGAAGGAAGGGGCGGTGGCCGTGGCCCACGGGTGCACCGGAAAAGGCCAGGACCAGGTCCGCATCGAAGTGTGCACCAATGCGCTCAACCCCGAGCTGCAGGTACTCGCGCCCGTCCGCGACTGGCACTTCACCCGCGAGGCGGAGATGGAGTATGCTCAGGCCCACGGCATCCCCGTCCTTGCTACGGCCGCTTCGCCCTACAGCATTGACGACAACATCTGGGGCAGGTCCATCGAATGCGGCATTCTCGAGGATCCGTGGAACGAGCCCCCATCGGACGCCTTCACTCTTACCGTCGATCCCTGGGACGCGCCGGATGAGCCGGAATACGTGGAGATCGCCTTCAACAAGGGGATCCCGGTAGCTCTTGACGGACAGAAGATGGATGGTCCGCTCCTCATCGAAACGCTGAACGCCAGGGCCGGACGGCACGGAGTTGGAAGGATCGATATGCTGGAAGACCGGCTTGTGGGGTTCAAGAGCAGGGAGGTCTATGAATGCCCGGCGGCTGTTACTCTGATCAACGCCCACCGGGCCCTTGAGACCCTGACTCTTGACAAGAAGGTCATTGCGGCAAAGAAAGAACTGGAAATCAAGTTCAGCGAGCTGACCTATGAAGGCTACTGGTTCTCTCCCCTGAAAGACGCCATCAACTCCTTTATCGAAACGACCCAGGAGTACGTTTCCGGGCTTGTTAAAGTCAGGCTGTACAAGGGAGAAGCCGTAGTGAGAGGCATGAAGTCCGTGGATTCCATCTACAGCCATGCCCTCGCCACCTATTCGGAGGGAGACGCTTTTGATCACAGCGCCGCCGTAGGTTTCATCAAGATCTGGGGACTTCCCATAAAGACCTGGAGGCAGGTCCACGAGTCAAAGGAAGCCATCGAGATTCCCGCCCAGTAA
- the purD gene encoding phosphoribosylamine--glycine ligase yields MKNVLVVGSGAREHAIVWALSKSGAVGTIHAAPGNAGMASIAVLHPSAGPTAGELLPVIRAHSISLVVIGPEGPLVAGLADDLRNEGLSVFGPGKAGAMLEGSKLHAKKFLGRHGIPTAPWDLCSTVGEVRAALEKRRPPFIVKADGLAAGKGVVIASSMEEAIQAARGMIEDGILGESGRKVIIEDALEGEELTILAVTDGRTWRMLPPSQDHKRVFDGDKGPNTGGMGAFSPVPWVDSSLADRIRNLILEPTFRGLRDDGISYCGVLYAGLMIGPDRMPRVIEYNVRFGDPEAQVVLPLLEDDFGEMIIACCEGRLSEFSYRDPVRWAADVVLASGGYPGPFEKGKRIAGLDEASGMTDFLVFHGGTALDPEGRFVTSGGRVLSAVGLGNTLEEAIAKAYEGASRITFQNMHCRKDIGRKAFR; encoded by the coding sequence ATGAAAAACGTTCTGGTTGTCGGCAGTGGAGCCAGGGAACACGCCATCGTGTGGGCCCTCTCGAAATCGGGGGCCGTGGGGACCATTCATGCAGCTCCGGGAAATGCGGGCATGGCTTCTATCGCCGTTCTCCACCCTTCCGCAGGCCCTACCGCCGGGGAGCTTCTTCCCGTTATTCGGGCTCATTCCATCAGCCTCGTGGTCATCGGTCCGGAAGGTCCTCTTGTCGCCGGTCTCGCAGATGACCTCCGGAATGAGGGGCTTTCAGTATTCGGCCCCGGAAAGGCCGGAGCAATGCTCGAAGGCAGCAAGCTCCACGCCAAGAAATTTCTGGGGAGGCACGGCATCCCCACGGCGCCGTGGGATCTTTGCTCAACCGTGGGGGAAGTGCGGGCAGCCCTTGAAAAACGCCGTCCTCCCTTTATAGTCAAAGCCGACGGCTTGGCCGCAGGCAAGGGCGTGGTTATCGCTTCTTCCATGGAGGAAGCGATACAGGCCGCCCGGGGGATGATCGAAGATGGCATCCTCGGAGAATCAGGAAGAAAGGTCATCATTGAGGATGCCCTGGAAGGAGAGGAACTGACTATTCTCGCCGTCACCGACGGCCGGACCTGGAGGATGCTTCCCCCGAGCCAGGACCATAAAAGAGTGTTCGACGGGGATAAAGGCCCGAATACGGGTGGAATGGGTGCCTTTTCCCCTGTGCCGTGGGTTGATTCGTCCCTTGCCGACAGGATCAGGAACCTGATTCTCGAGCCGACGTTCCGGGGCCTTCGGGATGACGGCATCTCCTACTGCGGCGTACTCTACGCGGGATTGATGATCGGCCCGGACAGGATGCCCAGGGTCATCGAGTACAATGTCCGGTTCGGAGACCCTGAAGCCCAGGTGGTGCTGCCTCTTCTCGAGGATGATTTCGGGGAGATGATCATCGCATGCTGTGAAGGACGGCTGAGCGAATTTTCATACCGTGACCCCGTTCGTTGGGCCGCCGATGTGGTTCTGGCTTCCGGAGGATATCCCGGGCCATTCGAAAAGGGGAAAAGAATCGCGGGCCTCGACGAAGCATCCGGAATGACGGATTTCCTCGTTTTCCACGGAGGCACCGCCCTGGACCCGGAAGGTCGTTTTGTCACCTCCGGCGGCAGGGTACTCAGCGCCGTAGGCTTGGGGAATACCCTGGAGGAGGCTATTGCAAAGGCGTACGAGGGAGCTTCCCGGATCACGTTTCAAAACATGCACTGCAGAAAGGACATAGGCCGAAAGGCATTCAGGTAA
- the purE gene encoding 5-(carboxyamino)imidazole ribonucleotide mutase has protein sequence MRDEEKTAPEIGILLGSKSDLDLVKKVEDVFTFFGVTWEITVASAHRTPEDVARYASRARERGIQVLVAAAGLSAALPGVVAAHTTLPVVGIPVNAGSVGGIDALLAVTQMPPGVPVASVGIDGVKNAALFAVRILGLHRDDIAAKLEEWSEKGKEAVRSVRKDLGGLPCPSEDVFS, from the coding sequence ATGAGAGATGAAGAGAAAACAGCACCCGAAATCGGCATTCTGCTCGGATCGAAATCCGACCTCGACCTTGTGAAGAAGGTTGAGGACGTCTTCACCTTCTTCGGCGTGACGTGGGAAATTACCGTTGCGTCGGCCCACAGGACCCCGGAGGATGTGGCACGATACGCCTCCAGGGCGAGAGAACGGGGCATACAGGTCCTGGTTGCGGCAGCGGGGCTTTCCGCCGCCCTTCCCGGGGTGGTGGCCGCCCATACTACCCTTCCCGTGGTAGGAATTCCGGTGAATGCCGGGTCCGTGGGAGGGATTGACGCCCTGCTGGCAGTGACCCAGATGCCTCCCGGCGTTCCCGTTGCCTCGGTGGGAATCGACGGGGTAAAGAACGCCGCCCTTTTCGCCGTAAGGATTCTTGGTCTCCACCGGGACGATATCGCGGCCAAGCTCGAGGAATGGTCCGAAAAGGGAAAGGAAGCGGTCCGTTCGGTGAGGAAAGATCTCGGCGGTCTCCCCTGCCCCTCTGAAGACGTCTTTTCCTGA
- the surE gene encoding 5'/3'-nucleotidase SurE yields MKLLITNDDGVFAPGIVELASALCRLGHECAVTAPDRERSSVGHSITLTRPLRLWKAAPGPYPPECAVFACDGTPSDCVVLGMEEIMPDPDLVVSGINRGPNLGDDLTYSGTVSAAMEGVILGRGAIAFSLDCHESDQEQHYETASSVAGALIEFISSNPLPRGVLLNVNVPNVPLSLLRGIRITRKGVRLYEGKVTRFTDPGGRTYYWVAGRPEDQLEEGSDVWAAANGYVSVTPVHMDMTHFPSIDTLIADGAEKINFK; encoded by the coding sequence ATGAAACTGCTCATCACCAATGACGACGGCGTTTTCGCCCCCGGCATCGTGGAACTGGCCTCGGCTCTCTGCCGGCTGGGCCATGAATGTGCCGTAACCGCCCCCGACCGGGAACGGAGCAGCGTCGGGCACTCCATCACCCTGACTCGGCCTCTCAGGCTCTGGAAGGCCGCTCCGGGACCCTATCCTCCCGAATGCGCAGTATTCGCCTGCGACGGCACTCCGTCCGACTGTGTCGTCCTGGGGATGGAGGAGATCATGCCCGATCCGGACCTCGTGGTCTCCGGCATCAACAGGGGACCGAACCTGGGCGACGACCTGACCTATTCGGGAACGGTGTCGGCAGCCATGGAAGGGGTCATTCTCGGACGGGGAGCCATTGCCTTCTCCCTGGACTGCCATGAAAGCGATCAGGAACAGCATTATGAAACCGCCTCCTCGGTTGCGGGAGCCCTGATCGAATTCATCAGCTCCAATCCGCTTCCCCGCGGAGTCCTTCTGAACGTGAACGTCCCCAATGTACCCTTGTCCCTCCTCAGGGGCATCAGGATCACCCGAAAGGGCGTCCGGCTGTATGAGGGAAAGGTGACCCGCTTTACCGATCCCGGGGGAAGAACCTACTACTGGGTGGCGGGACGCCCGGAGGACCAGCTCGAAGAGGGGAGCGACGTCTGGGCGGCGGCAAACGGGTACGTTTCGGTGACTCCAGTGCACATGGACATGACTCATTTCCCTTCCATCGACACGCTCATAGCAGACGGGGCGGAAAAAATAAACTTCAAGTAA